The following coding sequences lie in one Mycobacterium sp. DL440 genomic window:
- a CDS encoding SDR family NAD(P)-dependent oxidoreductase: protein MNRLEGRRILVTGAGSGIGQATALRLLDEGAEVVSADISADGLDATRQSAQQAGTADRLTVLTMDIADEASVVDGVRTAVETLGGLDSVVNAAGMLRAVHTHEMSLAAWNQIIGVNLTGTFLVIREALPALLANPQSVIVNFSSTSAAFAHPYMAAYAASKGGIQAMTHALALEYGKQGLRAVSVAPGSIKSGITDSTPGLVPADSDWSLFAKLSPIMPTTLESGGAGMGDPSAVAGVIAMLVSDDGAFISGTEIRIDGGTHA from the coding sequence ATGAATCGACTTGAGGGCCGCCGGATCCTGGTGACCGGCGCCGGATCCGGCATCGGACAGGCCACCGCGCTGCGACTGCTCGACGAGGGCGCCGAAGTGGTGAGTGCCGACATCTCCGCCGATGGGCTGGACGCCACCCGGCAGAGTGCGCAGCAGGCCGGCACCGCTGACAGGCTCACGGTGCTGACGATGGACATCGCCGACGAGGCATCGGTGGTCGACGGTGTGCGCACCGCAGTCGAGACGCTGGGCGGCCTCGACTCGGTGGTCAACGCCGCGGGCATGCTGCGCGCGGTGCACACCCACGAGATGAGCCTGGCGGCCTGGAACCAGATCATCGGCGTCAATCTCACCGGGACATTCCTGGTGATCCGCGAGGCGCTTCCGGCGCTGCTGGCGAATCCACAGAGTGTCATCGTGAACTTCAGTTCGACCTCGGCGGCGTTCGCCCATCCCTACATGGCGGCCTACGCGGCCAGCAAGGGTGGCATCCAGGCGATGACCCATGCCCTCGCCCTGGAGTACGGCAAGCAGGGTCTGCGGGCGGTCAGTGTGGCGCCGGGAAGCATCAAATCCGGGATCACCGACTCAACGCCCGGACTCGTTCCCGCCGACAGCGATTGGTCGTTGTTCGCGAAACTGTCACCGATCATGCCGACCACCCTGGAGTCCGGCGGAGCGGGGATGGGTGACCCGTCTGCGGTCGCCGGCGTGATCGCGATGCTGGTGTCCGACGACGGCGCGTTCATCAGCGGCACTGAGATCCGCATCGACGGCGGTACCCACGCCTGA
- a CDS encoding SDR family oxidoreductase, with amino-acid sequence MQADSDSLSDVVAIVTGGARGLGASFARHVVARGGKVVISDVLDDDGAALAAELGSNACYVHLDVTDAAQWQSAVELTLAEFGKLNGLVNNAGISTGQFIEHEPLDHFRTVLEVNLVGVFNGLQAVIAPMRAAGGGSIVNISSAAGLMGLALTAGYGASKWGVRGLSKIAAVELGPDRIRVNSVHPGMTYTPMTAQVGITPGEGNYPNTPMGRVGEADEISGAIGYLLSDASSYVTGAEIAVDGGWTAGPTVKYVMGQ; translated from the coding sequence ATGCAAGCAGATTCGGACAGCTTGTCGGATGTCGTAGCGATCGTGACCGGCGGCGCCCGTGGCCTCGGCGCGTCGTTCGCTCGGCACGTCGTCGCACGCGGCGGCAAGGTGGTGATTTCGGACGTGCTCGATGACGACGGCGCCGCGCTGGCGGCCGAGCTGGGCAGCAACGCGTGCTATGTCCACCTCGACGTGACCGACGCGGCGCAGTGGCAGTCCGCTGTCGAGCTCACCCTGGCGGAGTTCGGCAAACTCAACGGCCTGGTGAACAACGCGGGCATCTCGACCGGCCAGTTCATCGAGCACGAGCCGCTCGACCATTTCCGCACGGTGCTCGAGGTGAACCTGGTCGGGGTCTTCAACGGCCTGCAGGCGGTCATCGCCCCGATGCGCGCCGCGGGCGGGGGTTCCATCGTCAACATCTCCTCGGCGGCCGGCCTGATGGGCCTGGCGCTGACGGCCGGCTACGGCGCTTCCAAGTGGGGCGTGCGCGGGTTGAGCAAGATCGCCGCCGTCGAACTGGGACCCGACCGCATCCGGGTGAATTCGGTGCATCCGGGCATGACATATACGCCGATGACCGCGCAGGTCGGCATCACACCGGGCGAGGGCAACTACCCCAACACCCCGATGGGCCGCGTCGGTGAGGCCGACGAGATCTCCGGCGCGATCGGTTACCTGTTGTCCGACGCCTCCTCCTATGTCACCGGCGCCGAGATCGCCGTCGACGGCGGCTGGACCGCCGGTCCGACCGTGAAATACGTGATGGGACAGTGA
- a CDS encoding NAD(P)/FAD-dependent oxidoreductase, whose translation MTAQPAPSDTAEKNTTAVDVVVVGAGFAGLYALHRLRGQGLSVRVFEAADGVGGVWYWNRYPGARCDVESVDYSYSFDKDLEQEWNWTEKYATQPEILAYLNHVADRFDLRRDISFETRVTDMVLDEKTMRWEVRTDRGDVVFARFCILAVGPLSNANIPAIEGLDSFAGDVYHTAHWPHEGVDFTGKRVGVIGTGSSGIQAIPHIAKQAEELFVFQRTPNYSVPAGNIPLDDETRAAQKAGYVERRRLSMLSGGGSPHQPHPESALDVSADELRQTYERRWELGGVLFSKAFPDQLVTMEANDTARLFWEQKVQAVIDDPAVADVLIPKDHPIGAKRICTDDNYFQTFNRNNVSLVNLRATPIERIDASGIDTTDAHYDVDALVLATGFDAMTGSVQKLNVVGRGGRTLNEAWAEGPATYLGLGVPGFPNLFNIAGPGAPSVLANMVLHSELHLNWVADAIAYLDAQGAPAIEAREDAAAEWVAECTRRAAGTLMPQANSWYLGANIPGKPRVFMPFVGGFGVYGEIIADVAAAGYKGFDIHQDLTA comes from the coding sequence GTGACAGCGCAGCCAGCTCCGTCGGATACCGCCGAAAAAAACACCACCGCGGTGGATGTCGTCGTGGTGGGAGCCGGTTTCGCCGGGCTGTACGCACTGCATCGCCTTCGCGGGCAGGGCCTTTCGGTCCGGGTATTCGAGGCCGCTGACGGCGTGGGCGGTGTCTGGTATTGGAACCGCTATCCGGGCGCCCGGTGCGACGTCGAAAGCGTCGACTACTCCTACTCGTTCGACAAGGACCTCGAACAGGAGTGGAACTGGACCGAGAAGTACGCCACCCAACCCGAGATCCTGGCGTACCTCAACCACGTGGCCGACCGGTTCGACCTGCGGCGTGACATCTCGTTCGAGACCCGGGTGACCGACATGGTGCTCGACGAGAAGACGATGCGCTGGGAGGTTCGCACCGACCGGGGCGACGTGGTCTTCGCACGCTTCTGCATCCTGGCGGTCGGGCCGCTGTCGAATGCGAACATCCCGGCGATCGAGGGCCTTGATTCGTTCGCGGGCGACGTCTACCACACCGCGCACTGGCCGCACGAAGGCGTTGATTTCACCGGCAAGCGGGTCGGCGTGATCGGCACCGGATCTTCCGGCATCCAGGCGATCCCGCACATCGCCAAGCAGGCCGAAGAGCTCTTCGTCTTCCAGCGCACCCCGAACTACAGCGTGCCGGCCGGCAACATTCCGCTCGACGATGAAACGCGCGCCGCCCAGAAGGCCGGGTATGTCGAGCGGCGCAGGCTCTCGATGCTCAGCGGGGGCGGCTCACCGCATCAGCCTCACCCCGAGTCCGCCCTGGACGTCTCCGCCGACGAACTGCGGCAGACTTACGAGCGGCGCTGGGAACTGGGCGGGGTGTTGTTCTCCAAAGCCTTCCCGGACCAGTTGGTCACCATGGAGGCCAACGACACCGCCCGGCTGTTCTGGGAACAGAAGGTGCAGGCGGTGATCGACGATCCGGCGGTGGCCGACGTGCTGATCCCGAAGGATCATCCGATCGGCGCAAAGCGAATCTGCACCGACGACAACTACTTCCAGACCTTCAACCGGAACAACGTCTCGTTGGTGAATCTGCGGGCGACGCCGATCGAGCGGATCGACGCGTCGGGTATCGACACCACCGATGCGCATTACGACGTGGATGCGTTGGTGCTGGCCACCGGATTCGACGCCATGACCGGTTCGGTTCAGAAGCTCAACGTGGTGGGCCGGGGCGGTCGAACCCTGAACGAGGCGTGGGCAGAAGGGCCCGCGACCTACCTCGGTCTCGGTGTCCCGGGCTTCCCGAACCTTTTCAACATCGCCGGTCCGGGCGCCCCCTCGGTGCTGGCCAACATGGTGCTGCATTCGGAGCTGCACCTGAACTGGGTGGCCGATGCGATCGCCTACCTCGACGCCCAGGGAGCTCCGGCGATCGAGGCCCGCGAGGACGCCGCAGCCGAGTGGGTGGCCGAATGCACTCGACGTGCTGCCGGAACGCTCATGCCGCAGGCCAATTCGTGGTACCTCGGGGCGAACATCCCGGGCAAGCCGCGGGTGTTCATGCCGTTCGTCGGCGGCTTCGGCGTGTACGGCGAGATCATCGCCGACGTCGCGGCAGCGGGCTACAAGGGCTTCGACATCCACCAAGATCTGACCGCCTAG
- a CDS encoding alpha/beta hydrolase — protein MKVDPEIAELLPVLNTGFPAVETMSGAEARAAVRSRYRASDRPQPIGAVEERTIPGPEGDVPVRIYWPETPSGAPAPVVLFAHGGGFVFCDLDTHDDLCRDLCNGIGAVVVSVDYRLAPEARWPAAADDVYAALCWVARTAGELGADASQIVVAGDSAGGNLAAVTAILARDRGGPDIACQALLYPVIAADFDTESYRRFEAGYYNTRAAMAWYWDQYVPDAGDRSHPHASPLRADLSGLPAAVVIAAGFDPLHSEGEDYAEVLAAQGVPVVHRSYPGAIHGFMTMPALTLAGTARREVCADIRAALDRDG, from the coding sequence ATGAAAGTCGATCCGGAAATCGCAGAACTGCTGCCCGTACTGAATACCGGTTTCCCTGCCGTCGAGACGATGAGCGGCGCCGAGGCCAGGGCCGCCGTGCGGTCCCGGTATCGAGCATCGGACCGTCCGCAGCCGATCGGCGCGGTCGAGGAGCGGACGATACCGGGGCCCGAGGGCGATGTTCCCGTCCGGATCTACTGGCCGGAAACGCCTTCCGGTGCCCCGGCACCCGTGGTGCTGTTCGCCCACGGCGGTGGATTCGTGTTCTGCGACCTCGACACCCACGACGATCTGTGCCGGGACCTGTGCAACGGCATCGGTGCGGTGGTGGTGTCCGTCGACTACCGGCTGGCACCCGAAGCGCGGTGGCCTGCCGCGGCCGACGACGTGTACGCCGCATTGTGCTGGGTCGCTCGTACGGCCGGTGAACTCGGCGCCGACGCGTCTCAGATTGTCGTCGCGGGCGACAGCGCGGGCGGAAATCTCGCCGCCGTCACCGCGATCCTCGCTCGCGATCGCGGTGGTCCGGACATCGCGTGCCAGGCACTGTTGTATCCGGTGATCGCCGCGGACTTCGACACCGAGTCCTACCGCCGGTTCGAGGCGGGGTACTACAACACCCGCGCCGCCATGGCGTGGTACTGGGACCAGTACGTGCCGGATGCGGGCGACCGCAGCCACCCCCATGCATCGCCGCTGCGGGCGGATCTGTCGGGGCTGCCGGCCGCGGTGGTGATCGCCGCGGGTTTCGACCCGCTGCACTCCGAAGGCGAAGACTACGCCGAAGTGCTTGCGGCCCAGGGTGTTCCGGTGGTGCACCGGAGTTACCCCGGCGCCATCCACGGGTTCATGACCATGCCGGCGCTGACCCTGGCCGGTACCGCCAGGCGGGAGGTGTGCGCCGACATCCGAGCGGCGCTGGACCGTGACGGCTGA
- a CDS encoding histidine phosphatase family protein, with amino-acid sequence MDRHSKFDNGSVPAVRRRSRTAWRGLGILLTAFGFFVMSVLPAWAAENMRVTFVRHGQSAGNTSGNIDTSTPGPSLTPLGQEQAQAVVDKLGDNNYDAIYASQMIRTQQTAEPMSAYLGLPIQVLPGLQEIEAGDYEGTPESGALDGYLKAPIAWAFAGQLGARIPGSIDGNEFDSRVEGALKTMYDKGDRNVIVFSHGGTMMFWTMMNAKNLTLAEKGMLLSQHALGNTDYVVIEGNPEDGWVLTDWNGQRFSPEPTFGHEVGLQMRTLTRQLEAAMKQVTDSFATGDVIKVATAINRSVADAASSVTKFNRAINDEVIKRVDKFIGEARNPDPGPASELTDKVSDMGKVSDSKSIVPNFDSAKDMLKSLAAPVADPKDASDSEGSDRTSVARKVTSALRGNGATDLTAGNLVRPGKAFADVKRTREQVRTAVSDVTDELRSTVKSSVAGINDATKKMSESVGAPSASRAAAGSDKASSDSDSK; translated from the coding sequence ATGGACCGACATAGCAAGTTCGACAACGGCTCCGTACCCGCTGTACGTCGTCGTTCGAGAACGGCATGGAGAGGCCTTGGCATCCTGCTGACTGCCTTCGGCTTCTTCGTGATGTCTGTGCTGCCCGCATGGGCGGCTGAGAACATGCGGGTCACTTTCGTGCGGCACGGTCAGTCCGCGGGCAACACATCGGGGAACATCGACACCTCGACGCCCGGTCCGTCGCTCACCCCGCTGGGGCAGGAGCAGGCCCAGGCAGTGGTCGACAAGCTGGGGGACAACAACTACGACGCCATCTACGCGTCGCAGATGATCCGTACCCAGCAGACCGCCGAACCGATGTCGGCCTATCTGGGTCTGCCGATACAGGTGCTCCCCGGCCTGCAGGAGATCGAGGCAGGCGACTACGAGGGCACGCCCGAGAGCGGTGCGCTCGACGGTTATCTCAAGGCCCCGATCGCCTGGGCGTTCGCCGGTCAGCTCGGGGCGCGTATCCCGGGTTCGATCGACGGCAATGAGTTCGACAGTCGCGTCGAGGGCGCGTTGAAGACGATGTACGACAAGGGCGACCGCAACGTCATCGTGTTCTCGCACGGCGGCACCATGATGTTCTGGACCATGATGAACGCCAAGAACCTCACGCTGGCGGAGAAGGGCATGCTGCTGAGCCAGCACGCGCTGGGCAACACCGACTACGTGGTGATCGAGGGCAATCCCGAGGACGGCTGGGTACTAACGGACTGGAACGGCCAGCGGTTCAGCCCTGAGCCGACATTCGGGCACGAGGTCGGGCTTCAGATGCGGACGCTGACCCGGCAGCTCGAAGCGGCCATGAAGCAGGTCACGGATTCCTTTGCCACCGGTGACGTGATCAAGGTTGCGACGGCGATCAACCGCAGTGTCGCCGATGCGGCGTCCTCGGTGACCAAGTTCAACCGCGCGATCAATGACGAGGTCATCAAGCGTGTCGACAAGTTCATCGGCGAGGCCCGCAATCCGGATCCCGGTCCGGCGTCGGAGCTCACGGACAAGGTGTCCGACATGGGCAAGGTGTCCGACTCCAAGAGCATTGTCCCGAACTTCGATTCGGCCAAGGACATGCTCAAGTCGCTGGCTGCTCCGGTGGCCGACCCGAAGGATGCCTCGGATTCGGAGGGTTCCGATCGCACCAGCGTGGCCCGGAAGGTGACCTCCGCGCTACGGGGCAACGGTGCCACCGACCTGACCGCTGGCAACTTGGTCAGGCCTGGAAAGGCGTTCGCCGACGTCAAGCGCACTCGCGAGCAGGTTCGTACCGCGGTTTCCGATGTCACCGACGAGCTCAGGTCCACGGTGAAGTCCTCGGTCGCCGGCATCAACGACGCCACCAAGAAGATGTCCGAGAGTGTCGGCGCGCCAAGCGCTTCGCGTGCCGCCGCCGGCTCCGACAAGGCATCGTCCGACTCTGACAGCAAGTAA
- a CDS encoding RNA polymerase sigma factor, with protein sequence MAATKASPATEEPVKRTATKTPAKKAPAKRAVKSTAAKAEGGAATKRAPAKKAPAKKATKAAAGKPEDVNDDVETTDDLEAGPGEELDVEDTDLELDDELGTDDDVEESGDDEDEEDKDAKPAAPATGKAAKAQEEHPEPSEKDKASGDFVWDEEESEALRQARKDAELTASADSVRAYLKQIGKVALLNAEEEVELAKRIEAGLFATQKMAEFAEKGEKLTTQVRRDFQWICRDGDRAKNHLLEANLRLVVSLAKRYTGRGMAFLDLIQEGNLGLIRAVEKFDYTKGYKFSTYATWWIRQAITRAMADQARTIRIPVHMVEVINKLGRIQRELLQDLGREPTPEELAKEMDITPEKVLEIQQYAREPISLDQTIGDEGDSQLGDFIEDSEAVVAVDAVSFTLLQDQLQSVLETLSEREAGVVRLRFGLTDGQPRTLDEIGQVYGVTRERIRQIESKTMSKLRHPSRSQVLRDYLD encoded by the coding sequence GTGGCAGCGACAAAAGCAAGCCCGGCGACCGAAGAGCCGGTGAAGCGCACCGCTACCAAGACTCCCGCCAAGAAGGCCCCGGCCAAGCGGGCAGTCAAGAGCACCGCGGCCAAGGCCGAGGGCGGCGCCGCCACCAAGCGCGCCCCTGCCAAGAAGGCGCCCGCGAAGAAGGCCACGAAGGCCGCGGCGGGCAAGCCCGAGGACGTCAACGACGATGTGGAGACCACCGACGACCTGGAGGCAGGTCCGGGCGAGGAGCTCGACGTCGAAGACACCGACCTCGAGCTCGACGATGAGCTCGGCACCGACGATGACGTCGAGGAGTCCGGCGACGACGAGGACGAGGAAGACAAGGACGCCAAGCCCGCCGCACCGGCTACGGGCAAGGCGGCCAAGGCACAAGAAGAGCATCCCGAGCCGTCCGAGAAGGACAAGGCCTCCGGCGACTTCGTCTGGGACGAGGAAGAGTCCGAGGCACTGCGGCAGGCACGCAAAGACGCCGAGCTGACGGCCTCGGCCGACTCGGTCCGCGCCTACCTCAAGCAGATCGGCAAGGTTGCCCTCCTCAACGCCGAGGAAGAAGTCGAGCTCGCCAAGCGCATCGAGGCCGGGCTGTTCGCCACCCAGAAGATGGCCGAGTTCGCCGAGAAGGGCGAAAAGCTCACCACTCAGGTGCGACGCGACTTCCAGTGGATCTGCCGTGACGGCGACCGTGCGAAAAACCATCTGCTGGAAGCCAACCTGCGTCTGGTCGTGTCGCTGGCCAAGCGCTACACCGGCCGCGGCATGGCGTTCCTGGACCTGATCCAGGAAGGCAACCTGGGCCTGATCCGCGCGGTCGAGAAGTTCGACTACACCAAGGGCTACAAGTTCTCGACGTACGCCACCTGGTGGATCCGTCAGGCCATCACCCGCGCCATGGCCGACCAGGCCCGCACCATCCGTATCCCGGTGCACATGGTCGAGGTGATCAACAAGCTGGGCCGTATCCAGCGTGAGCTGCTACAGGACCTGGGCCGCGAGCCCACGCCCGAAGAGCTGGCCAAGGAAATGGACATCACGCCGGAGAAGGTGCTGGAGATCCAGCAGTACGCGCGTGAACCCATCTCGCTGGACCAGACCATCGGCGACGAGGGCGACAGCCAGCTCGGTGATTTTATCGAGGACTCCGAGGCCGTGGTGGCCGTCGACGCCGTGTCCTTCACGTTGCTGCAGGATCAGCTGCAGTCCGTGCTGGAGACGCTGTCCGAGCGCGAGGCCGGCGTCGTCCGGCTGCGGTTCGGCCTCACCGACGGCCAGCCCCGTACGCTCGACGAGATCGGCCAGGTCTACGGCGTCACGCGTGAGCGCATCCGTCAGATCGAGTCCAAGACCATGAGCAAGCTGCGCCACCCCAGCCGCTCCCAGGTGCTGCGCGACTACCTGGACTAG
- the ppgK gene encoding polyphosphate--glucose phosphotransferase: protein MTAPDAPAADPVPTAPPQRRGFGVDVGGSGIKGGIVDLDTGQLVGERFKLDTPQPSTPESVAKTVAAVVAEFGWTGKVGVTYPGVVTEGIVRTAANVDKGWIGVNASEVISTALGGLPVRVLNDADAAGLAEEHYGAGKDNSGVVVLLTFGTGIGSAVIHNGVLLPNTEFGHLQVDGKEAEHRAASSVKERKEWSYARWSEEVNKVLVTIENAIWPDLFIAGGGISRKSDKWLPLLKIRTPIVPATLLNTAGIVGAAMASEDPWPAGAQATAG from the coding sequence ATGACCGCACCCGACGCGCCCGCCGCAGATCCGGTTCCCACCGCGCCGCCCCAACGCCGCGGATTCGGTGTCGACGTCGGCGGCAGCGGGATCAAGGGCGGCATCGTCGACCTCGACACCGGACAACTCGTCGGCGAGCGGTTCAAACTCGACACGCCGCAGCCGTCCACCCCGGAATCCGTGGCGAAGACGGTGGCTGCGGTGGTGGCCGAGTTCGGCTGGACCGGCAAGGTGGGCGTCACCTACCCGGGGGTGGTCACCGAAGGCATCGTGCGGACCGCGGCCAATGTCGACAAGGGTTGGATCGGCGTGAACGCCTCCGAGGTGATCAGCACCGCGCTCGGCGGACTGCCGGTGCGCGTGCTCAACGACGCCGACGCGGCGGGTCTGGCGGAGGAACACTACGGGGCGGGCAAGGACAACTCCGGTGTCGTGGTACTCCTGACCTTCGGCACCGGCATCGGCTCGGCAGTGATCCACAACGGTGTGTTGTTGCCCAACACCGAGTTTGGTCACCTGCAGGTAGACGGCAAGGAAGCCGAGCACCGCGCAGCGTCGTCGGTCAAGGAGCGCAAGGAGTGGAGTTACGCGCGCTGGAGCGAAGAGGTGAACAAGGTTCTGGTGACCATCGAGAACGCGATCTGGCCGGACCTGTTCATCGCCGGCGGGGGCATCAGCCGCAAGTCGGACAAGTGGCTACCGCTGCTGAAGATCCGAACCCCGATTGTGCCCGCCACGCTGCTCAACACCGCCGGCATCGTGGGCGCGGCCATGGCCAGTGAGGATCCGTGGCCCGCCGGCGCGCAAGCTACCGCCGGGTAA
- a CDS encoding inositol monophosphatase family protein, whose product MTDNSFDAPALRVVAEQLATEAAEFVARRRAEVFGTVANPDGAGVRDDVRTVRSKSTPTDPVTIVDTETERWLRERLAVLRPSEAILGEEEGGQQEGRDGLSWVIDPIDGTVNFVYGIPAYAVSVAVQYDGRSVAGAVANVPAGEVYSAALGHGAEVVRAGVRTPLRCSAVEKLSMALLGTGFAYDPARRARQAGVLARVLPAVRDVRRIGSCALDLCMVAAGRLDAYYEEGVQVWDWAAAALIAAEAGATVWLPDAPGAEFVAASAPGVADVLHDALAGAGMDL is encoded by the coding sequence GTGACCGACAACAGTTTCGATGCTCCCGCACTGAGGGTGGTGGCCGAGCAACTCGCCACCGAAGCCGCAGAGTTCGTCGCGCGCCGGCGCGCCGAGGTGTTCGGCACCGTCGCGAATCCCGACGGTGCCGGGGTACGTGACGATGTCCGGACTGTCAGATCTAAGAGCACCCCGACCGACCCCGTCACGATCGTCGACACCGAAACCGAACGATGGCTGCGCGAGCGGCTGGCGGTGTTGCGGCCGTCAGAGGCGATCCTGGGGGAGGAGGAGGGCGGTCAGCAGGAGGGCCGTGACGGACTGAGTTGGGTGATCGACCCGATCGACGGCACGGTGAACTTCGTCTATGGGATCCCGGCCTATGCGGTGTCGGTGGCCGTGCAGTACGACGGCCGGTCGGTGGCCGGAGCCGTGGCGAATGTGCCTGCCGGTGAGGTGTACTCGGCCGCCCTCGGGCACGGCGCGGAGGTGGTGCGGGCCGGGGTGCGGACGCCGCTGCGGTGCAGTGCCGTCGAGAAACTGTCGATGGCGCTGTTGGGTACCGGGTTCGCCTACGATCCCGCCCGGCGAGCGAGGCAGGCCGGTGTACTGGCCCGGGTCCTGCCCGCCGTGCGCGACGTGCGCCGCATCGGCTCGTGTGCGCTCGACCTGTGCATGGTCGCCGCAGGCAGGTTGGACGCCTATTACGAAGAGGGTGTCCAGGTCTGGGACTGGGCCGCGGCGGCGCTGATCGCCGCCGAAGCCGGTGCGACGGTGTGGTTGCCGGACGCTCCCGGTGCCGAGTTCGTGGCGGCGTCGGCGCCGGGTGTCGCCGACGTCCTGCACGACGCGCTAGCAGGTGCCGGTATGGATCTTTGA
- the cei gene encoding envelope integrity protein Cei, translating to MVAEITDGAAFDRHGRPFRRRSFVPGIVLFVALAVVTMIVWIIALNQPTDVHEATVCNNPPPAADPAAPKLGEQVANSAMTEVTPAPLAETRIRVLNASGQGGQAGEVAGALRDLGFAQPEAANDPIYANTRLECQGQIRFGPSGRAAAAAVWLVAPCTELFQDERPDATVDLALGTEFSELTSNDDIKAVLASLRPDATAPSDSALLSKIHTGTC from the coding sequence GTGGTCGCAGAAATCACCGATGGAGCCGCCTTCGACCGTCACGGTCGACCGTTCCGTCGGCGCAGTTTCGTTCCCGGCATTGTGTTGTTCGTCGCACTTGCGGTGGTGACGATGATCGTGTGGATCATCGCGCTCAACCAACCGACAGACGTGCACGAGGCCACGGTGTGTAACAACCCGCCGCCGGCCGCCGATCCGGCAGCCCCCAAGCTCGGCGAGCAGGTGGCCAACTCGGCGATGACCGAAGTCACGCCGGCACCGCTGGCCGAGACCCGGATCCGGGTGCTCAACGCCAGTGGCCAGGGCGGCCAGGCGGGCGAGGTGGCCGGAGCGCTGCGCGATCTGGGCTTTGCCCAACCCGAGGCGGCAAACGACCCGATCTACGCCAACACCCGGCTGGAATGCCAGGGCCAGATCCGGTTCGGCCCGTCCGGCCGTGCCGCCGCCGCAGCGGTATGGCTGGTGGCTCCGTGCACCGAACTGTTCCAGGACGAAAGGCCGGACGCCACAGTCGATCTGGCGCTCGGCACCGAGTTCAGCGAACTCACCAGCAACGATGACATCAAGGCCGTGCTGGCCAGCCTGCGGCCCGACGCCACTGCCCCGTCGGATTCCGCGCTGCTGTCAAAGATCCATACCGGCACCTGCTAG
- a CDS encoding DUF4193 domain-containing protein — translation MATDYDAPRRSEADEVSEDSLEELKARRNEAQSAVVDVDETETAESFELPGADLSGEELSVRVVPKQADEFTCSSCFLVHHRSRLASEKNGVMICTDCAA, via the coding sequence ATGGCTACCGACTACGACGCTCCACGGCGTTCCGAAGCAGACGAGGTTTCTGAGGATTCGCTCGAGGAGCTCAAGGCGCGGCGCAACGAGGCACAGTCCGCGGTGGTGGATGTTGACGAAACAGAAACTGCCGAGTCGTTCGAGCTGCCGGGCGCAGACCTGTCCGGCGAGGAATTATCGGTACGGGTGGTCCCGAAGCAGGCCGACGAATTCACCTGCTCCAGCTGTTTTCTGGTGCATCACCGGAGCCGGCTGGCAAGCGAGAAGAACGGGGTGATGATCTGCACGGACTGCGCCGCCTGA
- a CDS encoding DUF3093 domain-containing protein, whose protein sequence is MSDTRATTQSVHYRERLWVPWWWSLPAAVLAGVIAFEIGLAAPAIPAWLPYVLLFGVAAAVLMWFSKTELKVVRDGEDDTELWIGDAHLPTSVISRAAEVPRSAKSAALGRQLDPAAYVVHRAWVGPMVLVVLDDPDDPTPYWLISSRHPDRVLAALRG, encoded by the coding sequence GTGTCAGACACGCGCGCAACCACCCAAAGCGTTCACTACCGCGAACGTTTGTGGGTGCCGTGGTGGTGGTCGCTTCCCGCTGCGGTGCTGGCAGGAGTGATCGCATTCGAGATCGGCCTGGCTGCTCCGGCCATTCCGGCATGGTTGCCGTACGTGCTGCTCTTCGGCGTGGCGGCGGCCGTGCTGATGTGGTTCAGCAAGACCGAATTGAAGGTGGTCCGCGACGGGGAGGACGACACCGAGTTGTGGATCGGTGACGCACACCTGCCGACGAGCGTCATCTCCCGCGCCGCGGAGGTGCCGCGGTCCGCGAAGTCCGCCGCACTCGGCCGCCAGCTCGATCCCGCTGCCTACGTCGTGCACCGGGCGTGGGTGGGCCCGATGGTCCTGGTGGTGCTCGACGATCCGGATGACCCCACCCCGTACTGGTTGATCAGTTCGAGGCATCCGGATCGCGTCCTGGCTGCGCTCCGCGGCTGA